The following proteins are encoded in a genomic region of Methylobacterium tardum:
- a CDS encoding PepSY domain-containing protein: MVKLSRRLGKAGRRFLLLFHRWSGIALGLLFTVWIGSGLVMLYVPFPTLTEAERLARLPPLVWDHVAVAPDEALRAVGLSGVPAAFDLEMRGAEPVYRIAGRDGGRATISARTGERLGPVTPEAALQLAAPGSANARVTPVERDQWTVTARYDPLRPFLKVALGDAAGTELYVSEVTGAIALDTTRSERAWNWVGSVAHWIYLTPVRARAELWRTFLLWLSGFAALGAVSGFAIGIWRLRLRRRYAGCAVTPYRGLARWHHLLGLAGGLGLSTFILSGWISMNPNRWFAAPSPPADLRAAYADSPPALKLDPPRLRAFAAPETRALRFAAIGGAWWVIAEATGGGRAVKADGASALDAGTIAAAAAEGFADGPLRSMRQMTAYDAYWYPHGTDPRPLPVLRLRFGDAAATWLHVDPRDGTILQRLDRSGRINRWLFDAPHRLDLPGLTGNRPLHDAAQWVLNMLAGGIAITGVMAGWRRLRRTLSA; this comes from the coding sequence GTGGTGAAGCTATCGCGGCGGCTCGGGAAGGCGGGCCGGCGCTTCCTGCTGCTGTTCCATCGCTGGTCCGGGATCGCCCTGGGGCTGCTCTTCACCGTATGGATCGGCTCCGGGCTGGTGATGCTCTACGTGCCGTTCCCGACGCTCACCGAGGCCGAGCGTCTGGCGCGGCTTCCGCCGCTCGTCTGGGACCACGTCGCGGTCGCGCCGGACGAGGCGCTCCGCGCCGTCGGCCTCTCGGGCGTCCCGGCCGCCTTCGACCTGGAGATGCGGGGCGCCGAGCCGGTCTACCGCATCGCCGGCCGCGACGGCGGCCGGGCGACGATCTCAGCGCGGACCGGTGAGCGGCTCGGGCCCGTGACGCCCGAAGCGGCCTTGCAGCTCGCGGCCCCGGGATCCGCGAACGCCCGTGTTACGCCGGTCGAGCGCGACCAGTGGACCGTCACCGCCCGGTACGACCCGCTGCGGCCCTTCCTGAAGGTCGCCCTGGGCGACGCCGCTGGGACCGAGCTCTACGTCTCGGAAGTCACCGGCGCCATCGCCCTCGACACGACCCGGTCGGAGCGGGCCTGGAACTGGGTGGGTTCAGTGGCGCACTGGATCTACCTGACGCCGGTGCGCGCCCGCGCGGAGCTGTGGCGGACATTCCTGCTGTGGCTGTCGGGCTTCGCCGCCCTGGGGGCGGTGAGCGGGTTCGCGATCGGGATCTGGCGCCTGCGCCTTCGCCGACGCTATGCGGGCTGCGCGGTGACGCCCTATCGCGGGCTCGCGCGATGGCATCACCTGCTCGGCCTCGCGGGCGGGCTCGGGCTGAGCACCTTCATCCTCAGCGGCTGGATCTCGATGAACCCGAACCGCTGGTTTGCGGCGCCCAGCCCGCCCGCGGACCTGCGCGCCGCCTATGCCGACAGTCCGCCGGCGCTCAAGCTCGACCCGCCGCGCCTACGTGCCTTCGCTGCGCCGGAAACCCGCGCCCTGCGGTTTGCCGCCATCGGAGGAGCCTGGTGGGTCATCGCCGAAGCGACGGGCGGTGGCCGCGCGGTCAAGGCGGACGGTGCATCGGCGCTCGACGCCGGCACCATCGCGGCTGCAGCCGCGGAGGGCTTCGCGGATGGCCCGCTGCGCTCGATGCGCCAAATGACGGCCTACGACGCCTATTGGTATCCCCACGGCACCGATCCGCGGCCGCTCCCGGTGCTGCGCCTGCGCTTCGGCGACGCGGCTGCGACCTGGCTTCACGTCGATCCCCGGGACGGCACGATCCTCCAGCGCCTCGACCGCTCCGGCCGGATCAACCGCTGGCTGTTCGACGCCCCGCATCGGCTCGACCTGCCGGGACTTACCGGCAACCGGCCCCTGCACGATGCGGCGCAGTGGGTCCTGAATATGCTGGCGGGCGGCATCGCGATCACGGGGGTCATGGCGGGCTGGCGCAGGCTGCGGCGGACGCTGTCGGCCTGA
- a CDS encoding HD-GYP domain-containing protein translates to MLALILGDAEMNNLVIVAALRPLAGCTPRDFTAPEEALAFAEAHACEIGVVITDYEMPGMDGIAFIQALRRIPELATVPVVMVTSFDQRSLRRAALEAGATDFLAKPADPVEIRARVSNLLALSTAHRVQREHAAQLAREVATAVAMVEEREREIVSTLMRAAEHRDADTGDHIVRVSAYVGLIAEALGQSAAECRQLSLAATMHDVGKIAVPDSILLKPGALTPEERREMELHAERGQRILGGSASSVMRLAAEIAVSHHERWDGAGYPHRLRGEAIPLSGRIVAVADVFDALTTERPYKEAWTPERARAHMAENAGAHFDPRVVEAFLSRWDQIEAFLTIGRQHRHVPHAA, encoded by the coding sequence ATGTTAGCTCTCATTCTCGGCGACGCGGAGATGAACAACCTGGTGATCGTGGCCGCGCTTCGGCCGCTCGCCGGGTGCACCCCGCGCGACTTCACCGCACCGGAAGAGGCACTCGCCTTCGCCGAGGCGCACGCCTGCGAGATCGGGGTGGTGATCACCGACTACGAGATGCCCGGTATGGACGGCATCGCGTTCATCCAGGCGCTGCGGCGCATTCCGGAGCTTGCGACCGTGCCGGTTGTCATGGTCACGAGCTTCGACCAGCGCAGCCTCCGTCGCGCGGCGCTGGAGGCCGGGGCGACCGACTTCCTGGCCAAGCCCGCCGACCCGGTCGAGATCCGCGCACGCGTGTCGAACCTTCTGGCCCTCTCCACCGCTCATCGCGTTCAGCGCGAGCACGCGGCGCAGCTCGCCCGCGAGGTCGCGACCGCTGTGGCCATGGTTGAGGAGCGCGAGCGCGAGATCGTCTCGACCCTGATGCGGGCGGCCGAACACCGGGATGCGGATACCGGCGACCACATCGTCCGGGTCTCCGCCTATGTGGGGCTGATCGCGGAGGCGCTCGGCCAGTCCGCGGCTGAGTGCCGGCAGCTGAGTCTCGCCGCAACCATGCACGACGTCGGCAAGATCGCCGTGCCGGATTCCATCCTGCTCAAGCCCGGTGCGCTCACGCCCGAGGAACGCCGGGAGATGGAGCTCCACGCCGAGCGCGGCCAGCGCATCCTGGGCGGCAGCGCCTCGTCGGTGATGCGGCTCGCGGCCGAGATTGCGGTGAGCCATCACGAGCGCTGGGATGGGGCAGGATACCCGCACCGTCTCAGAGGTGAGGCGATCCCGCTGTCAGGCCGGATTGTTGCGGTGGCGGACGTCTTCGACGCGCTCACGACCGAGCGCCCCTACAAGGAGGCCTGGACACCGGAGCGTGCCCGGGCTCACATGGCCGAGAATGCCGGTGCTCACTTCGATCCCCGCGTCGTGGAGGCGTTCCTCAGCCGCTGGGACCAGATCGAGGCCTTTCTGACGATAGGCCGGCAGCACCGGCATGTGCCTCACGCAGCTTGA